AAAAACTAATTTGGCCATCCACCtagctcaacaaaaaaaaatgtgtttgtttgtttccataggaattgccctaagtAGCTGATATTCAACAGAAAGGTATTCAAGACAACCCAACTCCATTAGGCATCAACTGTTAGTTGGGTCAAGATGTACCATTTCTGATGgttaataataaaagaaaatacttttCTTTGCATAAAAAATACAGGCGAAAAACCCCACCATTCTTAGACCCCAGTGTGACCGTTGAACTCAGGACACGATGACTCCCAACCATCGTCTAAAGAGAAGGCGATACCAATCCACTGGGCTACGTAACGGTCCCAAAGTCATGCTCGAATTGATTCAGAATTTCAAACAAAACTCAGAAATTCCAGACAAATGTTGTCGGTGAACACGTTAATTTCATTTGGCCGTGATTTGGTATTATAGTCCTCTAAACAGAAAGCTCGTGAAGACATCAACAGTAAGTGGTCATAGGAGAGACTTTTTTGAGGCCTCAAACCATTCTACATAAAAATATCATTCAACCCATGTGTCTGCAATCTAAAGCATGTGGTCATGCATGATTAGAGGAGGATAATGCATCACTCATTTAAGCTACAAGGCCATGCCAACTTGCGataagactaaaataaaaatttcaagcAATAAAAAAACGtgtttaaaataaaaaatcataaagataaaGGGAACACAACATCAGTCCAACAACCATAATAAGAAATATAAATTAAAAGACAAGACTTAGAATCAACTCCACATCCTATCTTGAACCACATGCTTATTCcaagaagttgaagaagaagaaattgctgAGAAGCTTGTAACTGGATTGGATTTCCGGCAAGATGTCTAGTTTCACGGCAGATGTTGAGAAGAATTCCGGTAGGAAGCCCAAATTTACCCGGACTTGTAGTATGTTGAGTCAGTATTTGAAGCAGAATGGAAGTTTTGGTGATTTGAGTCGCGAAATGACTTGTAAGAATCCTCAGCTAGATGATCCAAAAGGTATGTAGTATATAATTTCGTTTTTCGTTTAGGTTTTCGGTTTTCAAAGAGAGTTAGGTTCATCAGGCGCAAACAATTTCATATGTTTTGATATAAATTTTTCTATAAGAAGATCTTTAGGTAGAAGATCGGTCGATCGACATATCATGATTTTAGTCTTGTAGTAGTAGTATTAAAGCAAGGTATCTGATAATAAACATGTTTGTATATTCAGAGAAAACCCCCATCACTATGAATTTGTTACCAACGGATGACTTTCCGGCAAAGGCAGTACCGGAAGTAAAACCGATGGATTTGTTTCCTCAAGATACGGGCTACGTACGAAGTCTTTCTATGAAAGAACCAATCATGGAAACTGTACCGGCAGAAGAAGTATTGAAACCAACACAAGATGGTGGTACTCCAATGACGATATTTTATGCCGGACAAGTACTAGTTTTCGACAAATTACCAAAGGACAAAGCAAAAGAAATAATGGATTATGCCGATGTTATTAATAGTAGTACTACTCCTAATACTCCTCCGGCGAAGGACAAACTCATTGTGAACTCTTCTTGTATTGTTGACTTGAATTCTCCATTAGTACCACCAGATGTTCCTGTTGCAGTTTCCGCCGGAATTGGTTCCTCGGTTAAAGCTAATCTTGATTCAGGTACTAACATTTCTAGCAAAATTTAACATGTATTATTAGATTAGCGGTAATGGTTAGAAGTTCAAGGTAGTTTGTATAACAACATGTGTATTAGAAATTCAGATCTTGTCGTGTGCGATCAATTCTCAATGGTTTTACTATCTGTACAAGAGAGTTTTTTATTCAACCTCATGAatgcacattttttttctttttcttgggtCCTTAAAATCAGTTACAGAAGTTATTAACTGTCATGTGTTGCAAATAAATCCCGAACACCGAATCTTGAACCCGAATCGTTAGGATTAGTCCGTTGTTGTCAGAATTTGCGATCCATGTACATGTTAATTAATTGAGGATCTATACTCTGAATCGAATTTCCTACATATTAATTCCTAGTTCTAGTAATAGTTGAACACTTCATCCATTCATTTAAGGGTAGGGTACTTATATTTGTTTTCTATTTGCAGGTGAAGAAAAGATGGCCAAACAAAACCATGTCCCAATTGCAAGAAAAGCATCTCTTCATCGATTCTTAGAAAAGAGAAAAGATAGGTAAGAATTCTCATAAAAACCTATGCCATAGCAGTTTCGCGTAAATGAATTCCGTTTAACAAGTACATTCAAGTAATAATCTAGCAAACCTCTTTACAAAAGCATTACCAAAGATTCGGATTCCATCACTAATTATGTTTACGTGTGGTTTAACGACAGGATTATTGCAAAAGCACCTTATCAAGTTGTTAACAACACTTCTCCCGGTACTGAAGTTTCAACCAAGCCTGCAGGAGAAAAGAAGTCATGGCTAAATTTGGCATCCTTaatgccgccaccaccaccaagatTGCAGCTCCAACTGTAATTCTCATTAAGCTGCCTCATCTTTTACCTTCCATTCTACTTTAAAAATACTTAAATATTATTAATGTAGTAATTTATTAGTAATTAGGCCCAGCTTTGGGGTTTAGTCTCTTAACCCATATTTTTAATGTACACATTTTGGGGTCTATTAACTAATTCCCATGACTGCCATTATCATATCATTACATATGTCTCATTCTTGTGTTGCAACAATAATACTACTATTGATTAATTAGTCAATCGATAattttctttgtttaaatggatgttacatgttgttttttttcttctaatttgatCTAAATCTGACTCGTTACACCTAAATCAAACTTCACGTAtccttgatttttcattttttatggaTTTGACTTCAAAATCCTCTTGCGAAGTTAGAAATCATGAAAACTCAAAAATCAAAAGGTCTGACGTCTGATTCGGACCGAATTAGATTCAAATCCGGATACCTAATTCTTAATGTGAAATTCCTCGATTTCAGTTAGCCACAGTAGTTAAATTTGTTTTGCTTTTACTTTaatcattctttttttttcttttgatggtGAATTTGGAGGGGACCTTTTTAGTGATGCCCCCTCTTAACTCCTGTCTGCCTGTATTTCATGGATTGACCTAGATATAGTTGAAGAACTCCCACGTTTTCCATGTCTTGTATCTtccagaagaaaaacaaaaaaatgatgtGTGGTGGAGCAAGAAATGGCTTTTCAGTTGTCACTTTTTGTTGTTTCCAAAACTCACTAGTCAAATTTGGAGGCAAAATAATTtataatacaaaaaaagataaagcaaATAGTTAACAGCAATGCATCACCATCTAGGTGTTGAGTcaggaccaccaccaccacttagggccaccaccaccattactctTTGTCACAAGTTAAATCTTTTCTCTACTCCACCCCCAACCACCCAAAACATCACAGGAATTCTAAATGTAGAAACCCATTACTATCAAGAGAAATGTCGCAAATAGAGACTTCTCATATCTCAAATCTCGTCTGTTGTCCGAGCATCTCTTATCTAGCAACATCACGACTAATCATTGTGAAATATGAACTGCATTAATCTATCTAACAAATTTTAGCAAACAAAATCAATGATTGGTTGTGATGCTGCTAGTTCAAAAATACTCGAACAACAGACGAGCAAAAAATTAAGGTCTCAAAAATCCATCGGATGCCTCTCTAATATAGTGGCGAAGTAATTGATTCCGACAGACCGACCCATTAAAAAGAAAAGAGATCTCAAATCAGTTCAGCAGACATAATACCTTGATAATTAAGGAAAGCATTAACACTTAGAAAAAGATCATAACACTATTAAGTTTCAAAAGAAAAGACATGATATGTAACagtccttattccttaaccacTCACATGAAGCAACTTTAAAAtttgaatataaacaattggaatTATGAAAGTAATATACAAGTTGACAAGCAAACAGTGGAGGAaagaatcaaacaaaacaaaatgatacaaaaactaaagaaaaagatttCATCTACCAAGAAAGGGATTTGGAGCTTCCTGCTGAATCTAAAACAGTATGATATATGTTAAATTGGATCAAGCCAAGAAAGGCGAAAGACTGAAACTGTTTTAAGAGAAAAAGAATCTGCAACTCTATCTGATCAAAAATCGTAATCTATGTTAGTAATGTTATGCATTGCAGAACGCCTGATAAGCTGGCCTTGCTCATCATACCGATCCAAGTTTtcacaaggtgaaggaaaaaCAGAACCAATTACACGACCATGAACAAAAGCACATTGGAAAATATGTTTCTTCTTGTAAGTTATACCTacagacatatctctgaaaaCGACATTCTTCACTGGTATCTCTAAGCTTCCATTAATGCGGACTGGAACGCGGACACCGTTTCCATAGATACCAGTA
This genomic interval from Papaver somniferum cultivar HN1 unplaced genomic scaffold, ASM357369v1 unplaced-scaffold_107, whole genome shotgun sequence contains the following:
- the LOC113328292 gene encoding protein TIFY 10A-like; this encodes MSSFTADVEKNSGRKPKFTRTCSMLSQYLKQNGSFGDLSREMTCKNPQLDDPKEKTPITMNLLPTDDFPAKAVPEVKPMDLFPQDTGYVRSLSMKEPIMETVPAEEVLKPTQDGGTPMTIFYAGQVLVFDKLPKDKAKEIMDYADVINSSTTPNTPPAKDKLIVNSSCIVDLNSPLVPPDVPVAVSAGIGSSVKANLDSGEEKMAKQNHVPIARKASLHRFLEKRKDRIIAKAPYQVVNNTSPGTEVSTKPAGEKKSWLNLASLMPPPPPRLQLQL